AAAAACGACAGCCACATTTTTTGCCGCCAGTTTTCCTAAGTGTGTCTGTACTTGTATATTGTTCGATACGACTATAATGAATCCATGTCCTCACGTCCTTATCATCCCGTTTCTTCGGCCGTCTTGTAACAATGACGTAATCGTTATCAAGTCCCTTTTTTTACCCATTCTTGCACCTCATCGTGGGACATAAAAATCCTAAACAATGCCACAATTAATCTTATATTAATTGAAAAATACAATAATGATGAATTGTCATACCTGCTTAGTTTCGTACGAAACTTGTGGGTAAGGGGGTTGCTTGTCAGTTAATGACTCTTGGGTGTAAGAAGGTTCACCACCGTATTTGTTGTTATCGTAGATTTGTTGTCCGCACGAAGCTTCACACCCGTATTCGTAACCCGAATGCCCATGATCATATTCACTGTTAGGGACAACAACTGAAACATGTTAATGGTTAAATGGTGACGGTAATCTAACACCTAATTCGAATAACTATATAAATGCTTACCTTGTTTAAGTTTGGCAATGACGTTTCCTTGGAATAAGAACATACGACGTACACGACCTCCTTCACGTGATTATCATTCCCTTTCCCTTCCTAAGAATTAAGAATGGCAAACCCTTCCTAAAATAATGGTGTGGTAAGTATTTCATAAATAACACAATAAAACAAGTGAATAAATAGTATGCCAAACTGCTCTCTAGAAGACACGTGCTTGTGTTGGATGCTGATTCGCCAAAAAATAGTTGTTGTCCCACCAAGACATCACTAAGATGCTCGTGTCGAAATTGGAGAAGGAAGATTAAGTATGAGATGGTGTAATCGTTTGAAAAAAATTGACCGAAGAATGAACATTTGTTTTTCCTTCGTTTATAAAGGCAGAATGCATGGCAAAATCGATCATTCACTATACCACTATACGACTTGTATAGCTCTATACGAGTCATAACATCCATCAGCTTAGTGTCACTAAAGATATTGTATCATATATGagtcgtataggtctatacgactCGTATAAGATTTGCATATAAGACCTTTGGTAGACCTTGTCTGAAGTTGGAATTTGTAATTACCCTATACAATTCGTTTAGGTCTATGTCATATGTGCATAGGGTGTCAAAATAAGAGTTTAAGGTTCCCAATATAGAACCTTATTAAATAGTTATGAAACTTCGATTATTTTGATTATgctttaatttttaattttaaaataaaataatatgtaACGTTGAGAGAATATTAATTAATCAAGttttataattattttaattaaCTCTATACATTATTTAACAAAAGATAGACTTAACTTGACTTATGAATGATGAAAAAAATAAGTACTTGTTATAAAAATAGTATTAAAAACTGATTTTCATGATTATaatgtataattaattaattattgcTTTCATTTTTATTTCATTATAATTAGGGTGTTATGTGAGTTTTTTTAATTAGGGTTCTAGTTATCCTGGTCAGGTTATTCTGGGTTTTCTGTTATAGGAATCCTATCTTTAACCTGACCCAAATAAGATTCGGTTTTATTTGTGTCGGGTAATTGATATACGAGTTTCTGAATTCAAGTTGCAATGCATAGTTTACAATTTAACTTAACATGATTAttattaaactaaaaaaaaacaatatgttaaataaaaacaCTCTTAATATTATATTCCGTTCAAACCAATGCATTAAACCCATATATTAAcctaaaacacatcaattaaaaTAAAGACAGACCCAAACCTTATCAATGATCGTATAAACTAAAAAGAAAACGTAATAGGGTGGTTGTCCATTGATAAAAGCAAAGACTTTAAACACCTGGATTTGGGAGGCGAATGTCTCAAGTTCCAGTCTAACAGACAACAAAGACTAAGAAAGTTGCTGTTAAAAAAACCCGTATCAACTTTTTGGTCGCTCAAAAAACCAATGAGACAACGAAATAAAGCATCCTGttcacaaaacaaaaaaaaaaaacaaaaacaaaacacgtGATAGGGGATCTAGACTTTTATGTTGATTATGTATAAATATAATTGATTTTTATGTAGATTAAAAAACACACCCGTATTTAGACCACTCGTAGTGGGGcgtggtttttaaaaaaaaattgaaaaaaaaatacgCCCCAAAACGCCGGACCCCCATTACATGGGGGCTGGGGCGTTATTGGGcgtgttttttgaaaaaaaaaaaaagggtttggtgttttaattaaaataatacatttaaaaaaaaagtgtttggtGTACATATTTGCTTAATCAATCACTTTTGAGCATGGTTTGACAACTTTTGAGAACCCCCACTTTTGCAataaattaaatataatattGGAGGATGGTCTGACAACTTTTGAGCTAACGCccaatttaattaaaaaataataattggaaggggcgttattgggcGTTATtaccactacgccacttttgcaataacgccccatgctgactgtgatgacacgtgtcggataatgccccatggtgggggcattatttttcttaaccactaCGGATGGTCTTAGAATAAtacattttaatatatttttactttcaGAAATGATCTTTATGTAGATTTAAAAACACACCCCTACTAAGAATAATACATTTTAATACTTTAACTTCTATTATTTACTTTCAAGGTGAGTTTGTATTTAAAATGTTAGTTTGCGCCTTTGTATTTTATTTCAATATACGATACGGTCTGTATTGGGTAATAAATCTCATTTATTCATTGTTTCAAGCAACAAAACCTCTTAATTTATGCAAGGATTGTCTGTGGTTTTTAGGTTTAGATCAGCTAATAGGTATTTTCAGTGTCATGAATGTCTCACAAGCTATATGCCAACCATATGGGATGACAGATGTGAAAACACAACGCTCCATTAGAAGTAAGCCAAGCGAATGGGATGTTTTTGACTTTGATAAGCATGTGGACTCAAAGATGCTTTAAACTGAACTTACTTTATGTTTAattcaaatataatatatatgaGATGGCTGgtaatttggagacactattacAGATTACTTAAAAGTGTCTACAATGTCATTACGGTATTAACCTTAATAATAGGCTTATGATTCTTTTATTCCCAGTTGATGAGATATGCCCTATTTGTCATAAGGTGTTTTTGGATTCTTTTGGGGAGCATGCAGTTCATTGTAGAGAACTCCCGGGGTTAGAGGTGTCCTTTTTGACATATTCAGGTGCGCTGTTATTAGTGATAACAAAGAggcacccgttaatttcttaactGACCCGTTGGAAGGGTGATCTTCCCTTCAACCAGCCGGCATTCTGGTCTTTAGATGGGTAAGAGGAAAATATGTCTGTGTGGATCTAACATGGGTTTCCCCGCTTGTGGGCTTAGGGTGTAGTGCTTTCACGGTGGGCCATGCTGCTTTAAAGgctgcttcgggtaaagtgaccaaacacgagaaagcgtgccttgacaaccagcacATGTTTATCCCATTTACTTTCgatacttttggttttctagCGCCAGAGgttgtggacctacttagtcgagttcaaagggtcatgcatagtaatgttatgaccccgagatctatggacgtagtttttaaaagacttagtttgTTATTCAAAAAGGGTAGTGACGCAGTTTTTTGCctgtttaccaactatctcgatgtaaatttaTACCACATTTAATTATTTAATCATTTATATGAAAAAAATCTATGTTTACCAATTAGATGTGTTAGAATATTAACTTCTTTTTACCCATTCCCTCTTAAATATATGGATTTGGGTTCCCAAATTTGTTCATTAACTGCCATATAACAGAAGGTAGATTCCTTTTTGTATAAAGGTAGAATATAccttactaataaaggaattccAAATTTACACCTAAAGCTAACAAAAAGGTGTTTCAAAGACGCCTTGAATCGAAGGTACTTCATTGTTACATAATTAGTTGTTCAGGCTCATGCATGCATTTCATTTGCCTATAAGTATGTAGACTATGAGTCCCAATAAGCACCAATTCAATACATATAAACAATTGAGTATACCTTTACTGCTACAAATTAGTTCTAGATTTTGAGAGTATATTCAAGTCTGGGCTGTAATGGCTCGGTCAATCGTTTGTCATGTTACGTTGTTTGTGGTGGTGATATTGTTGGCAGTTGGTGAGGCGGCAACCCCACCTGGAATTGCTAACAACCCAAGCCAAGCAACTTGTAAAGACCCGTCGTACAAACAATGTTACAACTTGGTGCATGTTTGTCCTAAGTTTTGTGATAATGGGTGTACCGTTCACTGTCAGTCATGCAAACCTATTTGTATTGGCTCCACTACACCATCACCGCCTGAATTAGAACCCCCACCATCTTCACCTCCCGCCATTAGTCCGCCATCTCCAACCACTCCCACACCATCAACACATGCTTACTCACCGCCTCCATACTCACCACCTCCCACCACTCCTTCACCACCAACTCCGTCATCACCACCTCCCACCACTCCTTCACCGCCAACTCCGTCATCACCACCTCCCACCACTCCTTCACCTCCAACTCCGTCATCACCACCTCCAATCGTCCCTTCACCTCcaacaccatcatcaccacctccTACCACCCCTTCACCTCCAATAGACTCAACACCACCAACGCCATCCTCACCACCTCCTACCACCCCTTCACCTCCAACAGACTCAACACCACCAACCCCAACCCCATCCTCACCGCCtcccaccaccccttcaacaccACCAACCCCATCCTCACCACCTCCTACCACCCCTTCACCTCCAACAGATTCCACACCCCCAACTCCTTCCTCACCACCACCTACCACCCCTTCTCCACCAACAGAGTCCACTCCTCCAACACCGTCCTCACCATCTCCCAAAACACCTTCACCACCGACACCATCCCCATCAACTCCTCCATCACCGCCTACCCCCACACCTTCTCCATCACCTCCTACATGGTTCCCTACTCCACCACCTCAACCAAAGAAAGCCAAGTGCAAAAACAGCAACTATCCCCAATGTTATGCCACTGAGCATGTTTGCCCTGCTTCTTGTCCTAATCAATGTACCGTTGATTGTGTTACATGCAAGCCAGTTTGTAGTACGTTCTTCACAACTCTATTTTTTTCAGTTTATTTATAAACTCtaatatatctttttttttttcatgtatATTAACCACCttgaattttaataataattccgTTACATTTTAGTCAAAATTATATACGCATAGCCACCTAAATATGTATCTAAATTTGCAGCTTGCGACATGCCTGGAGCAGTTTGCCAGGATCCTCGTTTCATTGGTGCTGATGGCATCACTTTCTATTTCCATGGAAAGAAGGATAAAGATTTTTGCCTTGTTGCCGATAACAATCTACACATTAATGGCCACTTCATTGGCAAGCGAAACAAAAACATGGGCCGGGATTTTACCTGGGTTCAATCCATTGGGGTTCTTTTTGACAACCACAAACTACAAATCAATGCTCAAAAAACCTCCAACTGGAATGACGACAATGATCATATCTCCATCACATTTGATGGGGAAACTATCTTTCTACCTAAAATCGAAGGTTCCAAATGGCAGTCTTCCTCAACTTCAATCAGTCGGATTCAAGATACCAACAACATCGTTGTTGAAGTTGAAAACCTGTTCAAGATCACTGCTAAAGTGGTTCCAATAACAACGGAAGAATCAAGGATCCATAACTATGGTATAACCGACGATGACTGCTTTGCGCATCTTGATCTCAAGTTCAAGTTCTTTTCATTAAGTGATGAAGTGGACGGGGTGTTGGGACAGACTTACAGGAGTGACTATGTGAGCAAGGTGAAAATGGGCGTGTTAATGCCTGTGATGGGTGGGGATAACAAATTTGTGAGTGCAAATTTGTTTGCGGCTGATTGTTCTGTCGCTAAGTTTAAGGGCAGCAGCCATGAAAACGGTTCCTCTTTGAACTTGGAATTGCCAAGCCTGATGTGTCAAAGTGGTTTAAGCGGACGAGGGGTCGTATGCAAGAGATAGATTTTTCTTCTTCATGATACTCGTATTCTTCGTATAATTACTAAGTGTAACAAAGATGTGTACGAGAATAAGGAACATAGCTTCCAAGATCTTGACCGAATAAAAtgacttttaatattaaaacattATCAATTTGGGGTATGCAATTAAACTAGCAAACTAATGTGTATAAAACAAGATCCACAGGCTCATATTTATCTGTTTGGGTCTTGTGGTTAATTGAGTTAAGAAACAGGTTATCaaatttgtttgaacttcatgTATTAAACAGTGCTAACTATGTGACAATTATGTAAGATTTCATCTACCATTCTACCAAACAGAGGTTTAGTTTATCATACGTGTTTAATTTATCTACCAAACAGAGGTTTTGTGTACCCTTGGAATTTATTGACTACTTCAACCTAAAACGAGATTTAAGTAAGCAATGAAACTTAGTTTTGGAATATTCAATATGGTGTTTGGTGTGGTAGGAGAGTTTCTCTAATCCCCTTTGATATCCAAATTATGATTAAGAATATTTCTTATCTCTCAAACATATATAAGAGAACTTACGTTAGTGTATTCAATTATTGGACATTTCATTTCATTAATAACAATAGACAACTCAAAATTCGTTgccagttcaaaaaaaaaaaaaaaaagaaaagaaagaaagaaagagcAACTGAGAATAGTTGCTAGctcctgattttttttttttaatttttataattggtttgttattataaatatttttaagCATATTTTGTTTTTCGCTTTAGCCTATGTATTATAAAGTTCTTACTATGTCATTGCAATATTTTATTTAGATATGATGTATTATAAAGTTCTCACTATGTAGTTGCaatatgtttatttttatatatgtctACGTATAAATTTGACTAAAACcaaattataaataatattataaataagtTAGGTGACAAAAGCATACATGTCATTAACTTTGACTCcctgtttattttttatttctatATACAGGTGTGGTTTACCTTTTTTGTTATTTAAGTAAGATAATAATATACGATTTATaaaattttgattattattattattattattattattattattattattattattattattattatattaattcattattaaaattattttgttttttgCTTATAACTTTTCAGATACGATGTATTATGAAATTCCTTGTACACATTGCGACATGCTTATATTTATCTACATCTGGATATAAATTTTACTCGAAATCTAGTTGTGAATAGTAATGTATAAATAATTGAAACACAAACGCACATGTCATCAAAGCTCTCTTGCcatttagtattttttttaaatatagatTGATTTCGTTACTCTTTTCGTTATCTtagtaatataatataacattttataaaatattgaatTTACTGTTGCGACATGCTTATATATATTTTACCTATTATCCGATTAAAGTTTAATTCGAGTGACTCAAAAATAatcaatattttttttgtttttttttttctggtgGCAAACCGAACTACTTTCATTCGAACACCATCGTTACTAGTACCAACAGCTTTCTCGACCTCGTGGTAGAGAACTCGAGCGGTAACCTAATCAATATTAGCGGAAACTGAttgataccggtaccggtatatgTTTTTATGATTCGATCGACGTAAAACATGTGTCCATATCCTCTTGAAACGATTGTCGGAATTGTAGTTGTATCCATGGCTCAACAAGACACTTATTTATTTGCTACTGACATATATCTGTATATTATCATGCTTCGTGTACATGGTATTCACATGGTATTCCTCTCTCTCTCACCGCTGATCATTGGAGTTTCTTCCTTACTATAAATTCGGCAGTTGATTTCTTTTGTTGTATCAAATTGTAGTGGTACTTAGGGTAAAATCACATTTCTTTCACCATAAATGCCGAAAAATCTACCATGTAACTTGTAAATTTCAGATGATTTTTGCAGCTTTGATGATCTTGTTCGACTTGAAAAAAAGTTATCAACTTCATTTATTCATGATTTATGGAAACAAATTCTTTTAGTTTATGCTAGTTTTGTTTCATTATTATCCTTTAGTAATAGTTTTTAGGTTTAGGTCAAGTGTTGAAAAATGAAATGCTAAATGGCGCAATATTCATCAGGATAAAACTTTCCTAAGATTCCAATGGAACAAGCCCTAATATGAGATGGAGTGTGTCATCAGTTATGTTCCAACAATATACCAAAGAAGGCATGCACTTCCTTTTAGTTATGATAATACTGTCATGAAGAGGTGGAGTGTGTCATCAGTTATGTTCCAACAATATAGCAAGACGTCAAAAGTCAACCCCCTCCTCCACTAGATGGAAGAGTTAAGACAAAATTGGTTGGACAATGGGATGTTTTTGACTCTTATGAGCATGTGGAATCGATGATGCTTTATGGTACACTAACTTTATGATCAAATATAATATATGAGATGGCTGGCTTTTGGATACATTACCAATGCAAGTCAACTGTGGAGTGAAAGATGCTTACACCTTTATTACATATTACTTCAAACTATTGATAGTTTTAAAAGCAGCTTTAGCTTAAATAGTAGGTTTTGTGGTCTGTCATCACTATGCTCTTTCTCGTGCCGGTAACAAAGGATTAGTTGTATAAGAAAGAACATTATATAACCGACATTTACCTTTGTCCTTTTTTACATAAAATGGTTGAACTTTCCCTCTATAAGTTATGGATTTGGGTTTACAAATTTGTTCTTTTACTGCCATATAACAGATGACAGATCCCTTTATGTAGAATGTGTAGCATATACCTTACTAATCAAGGGATGCCAAATTTATACCTAAAGCTAACAAAAGGGGTTTGAAAAATACCTTCAATTGAAGGTACTTCATTGTTAAATGATTAGCTGTTGAGGTTTATGTATGTGTCTCATTTGCCTAAAAGTTTGGAGGCTATCAGTCACAATATGCACTAATTCAATACATAGAAACAATTGAGTATACCTTTTTACTACTACAAATTAGTTAAAAAACTGAGAGTATTTTCAAGTCTGGCATGTAATGGCTCGGTCAatcgtttgttttttttttttttttgttttgcctCTGGTGATGGTTGGTGAGGCTGCAACCCCACGGGAAATTGCTAACATCCTGAGCCCTGCAACTTGTAAAGACCGGACGTACAAACAATGTTACAACTTTGTGGATGTTTATCCTATGTTTGGTACGGTGATACTGGATGTACCGTTCACCACTGTTAGTACTGCAAACCTATTCGAATAGGCTCCACTACACCACCAAAGATAGAACCTCCACCATCTTTAACCTCCTACCAAAACTCCACCATCTCCAACCACTCCTACTCCCATACCCCAAACACCTTTACCACATGCTTACTCGTCACCTCCCACCATTCCTTCACCACCGACTCCGACATCACCCCTCGCACCGTTCCTTCACCTCAAACACCGTCATCACCACCTCCTACCCACCCCTTCTCCACCAACACATCCTCACCACCTCCTGCTACCCCTTTACCTCCAACAGATTCTAATCCACCGACTCCATCCTCAAGAACTCCCTCCACCCCTTCACCACTAACTCCATCACCTCCTCCCACCACCCCTTCACCACCAACAGATTCCACACCACCAATTCCATCCTCACTACCTCCTACCACCACAGCTTCACCACTAACTTTATCATCACCACCTCTTCACCGCCAACAGATTCTACACAACCAACTCTATCATCATCACCACCTCCTACCACCCTTTCACAACCAACTCCATCACATCACATCACCACCTCCCCTGACCCCATTACCACCAACACCATCCACACCACCTTGAAAGTTCGTGTTTTGGATCAAAAACAATGATTAGTGTGATATTTGTTCAAAGACGGAAGATTAGAGATTGATAAACAACTTTCTTATATTGATTCGGACAACGTAACGTTACAAACCGACACATATAAGCCATCCTAGCAAAGCGAAACGAGCAACGAAAGGGTCTAAAACTTCCGAATCAAGAAGTTATAGCGTTGGAGGCTCAACCGGTCATTGCCAAATAAATATCAACGACGAGCCCGAGTATGAGGAGGAGTCGATTGGAGAGGAAGAACGTCCCCCAGGAAGGGACAAAAGTAAAAAGATAGCGGCTGAAAAAAGGAAACAAGCCGGATCAGGAAGTGCTGGTGGTTCGAAGTTGGAAGGTATTATGGCCGAGTTGAAATCATTCAACCAAACCTTTACCGAGACGCAAACCGAGAAGGTAAAGGTGAAGAAACGACAAGCCGAGGAGAAGCAAAGGAGGCAAGAAGAAGCGCAGCAGTTGGAGGAATGGAAAATAATGATCACCGACCTTAGGGAATATCCACCGGAAGATCGTCCCATTTTACAAATGATGAAGAAAAAAATTAGGAAAAAATGGAGTGGGGgagtgtagtttttttttttaaatgtaactttaggttttttttaagtgtgtgtttttttttagtttttatttaaatgtaagTTTAGGTTTTTTAAAGTGTgttgtttttttaggttttatttaaatataactttaggtttttatttaaatgtaagtttttcatttttatttactttgttttcattaattaattaattcaaaaaaataataataaaaaaatgaggGAGGAGCATCCAccacacccttgggtagtcccCAAAGGAATAGTCCTCCACCTATGCTTAGTTGACGCCTATATGACGAATAGTCCCTTTAGGGACTATCCTTACCATACCCTTTAGTCACCCTTTGGTCACTAGTAATGAAATGGTGGTTACCTTTTCGGTGTCATGACTCATGAATGTCTCACAAGCTATATGCCAACCATATGGGATGACAGATGTGAAAACACAACGCTGCACTAGAAGTAAGCCATGCGAATGGGATGTTTTTGACTTTGATAAGCATGTGGACTCAAAGATGCTTTAAACTGAACTTACATTATGTTTAcgtcaaatataatatatatgaGATGGCTGgtaatttggagacatta
This is a stretch of genomic DNA from Helianthus annuus cultivar XRQ/B chromosome 16, HanXRQr2.0-SUNRISE, whole genome shotgun sequence. It encodes these proteins:
- the LOC110917295 gene encoding polycystic kidney disease protein 1-like 3, which gives rise to MARSIVCHVTLFVVVILLAVGEAATPPGIANNPSQATCKDPSYKQCYNLVHVCPKFCDNGCTVHCQSCKPICIGSTTPSPPELEPPPSSPPAISPPSPTTPTPSTHAYSPPPYSPPPTTPSPPTPSSPPPTTPSPPTPSSPPPTTPSPPTPSSPPPIVPSPPTPSSPPPTTPSPPIDSTPPTPSSPPPTTPSPPTDSTPPTPTPSSPPPTTPSTPPTPSSPPPTTPSPPTDSTPPTPSSPPPTTPSPPTESTPPTPSSPSPKTPSPPTPSPSTPPSPPTPTPSPSPPTWFPTPPPQPKKAKCKNSNYPQCYATEHVCPASCPNQCTVDCVTCKPVCTCDMPGAVCQDPRFIGADGITFYFHGKKDKDFCLVADNNLHINGHFIGKRNKNMGRDFTWVQSIGVLFDNHKLQINAQKTSNWNDDNDHISITFDGETIFLPKIEGSKWQSSSTSISRIQDTNNIVVEVENLFKITAKVVPITTEESRIHNYGITDDDCFAHLDLKFKFFSLSDEVDGVLGQTYRSDYVSKVKMGVLMPVMGGDNKFVSANLFAADCSVAKFKGSSHENGSSLNLELPSLMCQSGLSGRGVVCKR